In one Thermanaerovibrio velox DSM 12556 genomic region, the following are encoded:
- the purC gene encoding phosphoribosylaminoimidazolesuccinocarboxamide synthase, translating to MQKGEMLYEGKAKRMYSTDDPNRIIVEYKDHLTAFNAQKKASMEGKGHLNNLISSIIFQALKERGVKNHFIRMLDDTHQEVLRVKILPLEVVVRNITAGSICKRLGVKEGLKLQRPLVELYYKDDALGDPIINDDHAILFGWATEEELKKIKSSAVKVNDLLSEIFDSVGITLVDFKLEFGRTQEGEIILADEISPDTCRLWDKHTGEKLDKDRFRNDLGKVLEAYEEIWKRLSLSHEGGKEEL from the coding sequence ATGCAAAAGGGCGAGATGCTGTACGAGGGAAAGGCAAAGAGGATGTACTCCACCGATGACCCAAACCGCATCATAGTGGAATACAAGGATCACCTCACAGCCTTTAACGCACAGAAGAAGGCATCCATGGAGGGAAAGGGGCACCTTAACAACCTCATAAGCTCCATAATATTCCAAGCCCTAAAAGAGAGGGGCGTCAAAAACCACTTTATAAGGATGCTGGATGACACGCACCAAGAGGTCCTAAGGGTCAAAATCCTCCCCCTAGAGGTGGTGGTACGAAACATAACCGCAGGCTCCATATGCAAAAGACTGGGGGTCAAGGAAGGGCTAAAACTCCAACGCCCCTTGGTGGAGCTGTACTATAAGGACGACGCATTGGGGGACCCAATAATAAACGATGACCATGCCATCCTCTTCGGGTGGGCCACGGAAGAGGAGTTAAAAAAAATCAAGTCCTCAGCCGTAAAAGTGAATGACCTACTCTCCGAGATCTTCGATTCCGTGGGGATAACCCTGGTGGACTTCAAGCTAGAGTTCGGCAGGACCCAAGAAGGGGAAATAATACTGGCTGATGAGATCTCACCGGATACTTGCAGGCTCTGGGACAAACACACCGGGGAAAAACTGGACAAGGACAGGTTCAGGAACGACCTTGGAAAGGTTCTAGAGGCCTATGAAGAGATATGGAAGCGCCTGTCCCTATCTCACGAGGGCGGGAAGGAGGAGCTATAA
- the purS gene encoding phosphoribosylformylglycinamidine synthase subunit PurS: MLYTLSVLVRPKDGVLDTQGRAVMSTLREMGNHSVVDVSVGKFIRLTLESKDEESAVEAAKAMCRDLLCNEMIETFTIKVGDVSK; encoded by the coding sequence TTGCTATACACCCTTTCAGTGCTGGTACGCCCAAAGGACGGTGTTTTGGACACCCAGGGAAGAGCAGTGATGTCCACCCTAAGGGAGATGGGCAATCACTCCGTCGTAGACGTTTCCGTTGGGAAGTTCATAAGACTGACATTGGAGTCAAAGGACGAGGAATCCGCCGTTGAAGCCGCCAAGGCCATGTGCCGCGATCTATTATGCAACGAGATGATAGAGACCTTCACGATCAAGGTGGGAGATGTCTCAAAATGA
- the lepA gene encoding translation elongation factor 4 — protein MSDLEHIRNFSIIAHVDHGKSTIADRLLEATGTVDQRSMRDQLLDSLELERERGITIKLVPVRMNYRASDGKDYVLNLIDTPGHVDFSYEVSRSLAACEGAILVVDAAQGVEAQTVANAYLAVDQGLELLPVLNKIDLPSAQPDRVCREIEEIVGIDTSEVILASAKEGKGIQDILEAVVKKIPSPKGDPNAPLQGLIFDSVYDNYRGVVCYVRVVNGVIRPGQKVMLMATGSSYEVEEVGVFRPHMDKVDKLGPGEVGYFICGIKNVSEARVGDTVTDAQNPASQPLPGYRKVKPVVFCGFYPIEREEITQLREALEKLQLNDSAISFEPETSTALGFGFRCGFLGLLHMDIAKERLSREFGVELVATSPNVVYQIELSDGSVIEAHKPSDFPDQSKIKEVREPFIRCTLFLPDGFVGPAMQLCQEKRGVYVSMEYLSPERVRLVYDLPLAEFILDFHDRLKSVTRGYASLDYEHLGFRPSQLVKVDILINEEPIDAFSFICHQDAAYHRGHAVATKLKELIPRQLFEVPIQAAIGKRVIVRTNIKAVRKDVLAKCYGGDVTRKRKLLEKQKEGKKRMKQIGRVSIPQEAFLAFMDVSDKDKD, from the coding sequence ATGAGCGATTTGGAACATATAAGGAATTTTAGCATCATAGCCCATGTGGATCATGGGAAATCGACCATTGCGGATCGTCTCCTGGAGGCCACTGGTACGGTGGATCAGCGCTCCATGAGGGATCAGCTTTTGGACTCGTTGGAATTGGAGAGGGAGAGGGGCATAACCATAAAGTTGGTCCCGGTAAGGATGAACTACCGCGCCAGTGATGGCAAGGACTACGTTCTTAACCTCATAGACACCCCTGGGCACGTTGACTTTAGCTACGAGGTATCGAGGTCCCTGGCCGCCTGCGAGGGGGCAATCCTCGTGGTGGACGCGGCTCAAGGGGTGGAGGCTCAAACGGTGGCCAACGCATACTTGGCGGTGGACCAAGGGCTTGAGCTGCTCCCAGTGCTGAACAAGATCGATCTGCCTTCCGCCCAGCCTGATAGGGTATGTAGGGAGATAGAGGAGATCGTGGGTATAGATACCTCAGAGGTTATATTGGCGAGTGCCAAGGAGGGCAAGGGCATCCAAGATATTTTGGAGGCGGTGGTCAAAAAAATACCTTCCCCCAAGGGAGACCCAAATGCCCCCCTGCAGGGCCTGATATTTGATTCCGTGTATGACAACTACCGGGGAGTAGTTTGCTACGTAAGGGTGGTTAATGGGGTTATACGCCCCGGCCAGAAGGTGATGCTAATGGCCACCGGCTCTTCCTACGAGGTTGAGGAGGTGGGGGTTTTCAGGCCCCATATGGATAAGGTTGATAAGCTGGGCCCCGGTGAGGTTGGGTACTTCATATGCGGCATAAAGAACGTCTCAGAGGCCCGGGTGGGGGATACGGTTACGGATGCCCAAAATCCAGCTTCGCAACCCCTGCCGGGTTACAGGAAGGTAAAGCCGGTGGTGTTCTGTGGTTTCTACCCGATAGAAAGGGAGGAGATAACGCAGCTTAGAGAGGCACTGGAGAAGCTTCAGCTCAATGATTCCGCCATATCGTTTGAGCCCGAGACATCCACTGCCCTGGGGTTTGGGTTCCGCTGTGGTTTCCTGGGGCTTCTCCATATGGACATAGCCAAGGAGAGGCTTTCAAGAGAATTTGGGGTTGAACTGGTTGCCACGTCGCCGAACGTGGTCTATCAGATAGAGCTTTCGGACGGCTCGGTAATAGAAGCCCATAAACCCTCGGACTTCCCCGATCAATCGAAGATAAAGGAGGTTCGGGAGCCCTTTATCCGCTGTACCCTGTTCCTCCCCGATGGCTTTGTGGGGCCTGCTATGCAGCTTTGTCAGGAGAAGCGAGGGGTTTACGTCAGCATGGAGTACCTGAGCCCCGAGAGGGTTCGATTGGTGTATGATCTCCCCCTCGCGGAGTTCATATTGGACTTCCACGATCGGTTGAAGTCGGTTACCAGGGGATACGCTTCCTTGGATTATGAACATCTCGGGTTCAGACCTTCTCAGCTGGTTAAGGTGGACATACTGATCAACGAAGAGCCGATAGATGCCTTCTCCTTCATATGTCACCAGGATGCTGCATACCACAGGGGGCATGCGGTGGCCACAAAATTGAAGGAGTTGATACCTCGTCAGCTGTTTGAGGTCCCAATTCAAGCTGCCATCGGGAAAAGGGTGATAGTCAGGACCAACATAAAGGCGGTTAGGAAGGACGTTCTCGCCAAGTGCTATGGCGGAGATGTTACCAGGAAGAGAAAACTCCTGGAGAAGCAGAAGGAAGGGAAGAAGAGGATGAAGCAGATAGGCCGGGTTTCCATCCCTCAGGAGGCCTTCCTGGCCTTTATGGACGTGTCTGACAAGGATAAGGACTGA
- a CDS encoding PQQ-binding-like beta-propeller repeat protein, translating to MHRKRKGLWAVILGTASTMMALLLAGYCEAATGWPQFMGNPSRNGTVLDKEPKLSPLGELEWRLSTQGPVASSPALWGNVVFFGSKDGNLYALDGTNGRTIWRFPTENWIVSSPAVSEGKVIFGSYDGKVYCVNGSDGKLIWRFTTHNGVHSSPAIWNGKVFFGGIDGYVYCVSIKTGWQVWKTKLGREVYSSPVISEGIVFVGNNDGKLFALDAETGQVMWRAVIGGPITGSPAIMGDMVFFAGWDGFVYGARIKHRAVIWRFKADAYIDSSPLAYDGKLYVGDMSGRLYCLDPYSGNLIWSFKTHSGIQSSPSGGAGRVYVGSNDDALFCLDAKTGDLLWKAKVGGNVTTSTALGDGFAFFGSLDGAIYKVR from the coding sequence ATGCACAGGAAGCGGAAAGGCCTTTGGGCAGTTATATTGGGAACGGCATCGACCATGATGGCGCTTTTGTTAGCCGGGTACTGTGAGGCCGCGACGGGATGGCCCCAGTTCATGGGAAATCCAAGCCGCAACGGTACGGTACTTGACAAGGAACCCAAGCTCAGCCCCCTGGGAGAGCTCGAGTGGAGGCTTAGCACCCAAGGCCCGGTGGCATCCTCTCCGGCCCTTTGGGGAAACGTGGTATTTTTCGGGAGCAAGGACGGGAACCTGTACGCCCTGGATGGCACAAACGGAAGGACCATATGGAGGTTCCCAACGGAGAACTGGATTGTTTCCTCTCCTGCGGTTTCAGAGGGCAAGGTGATATTCGGGAGTTACGACGGCAAGGTATATTGCGTAAACGGATCGGACGGGAAACTCATATGGCGTTTCACAACCCACAACGGCGTTCACTCTTCCCCCGCCATATGGAACGGCAAGGTCTTCTTCGGTGGAATCGACGGATACGTCTACTGCGTTAGCATAAAGACCGGCTGGCAGGTTTGGAAGACCAAACTAGGCAGGGAGGTATACTCCTCACCGGTGATATCCGAAGGGATTGTATTTGTAGGCAACAACGATGGCAAGCTGTTTGCCCTTGATGCGGAAACCGGCCAGGTCATGTGGCGGGCGGTAATAGGAGGGCCTATAACGGGATCCCCCGCGATCATGGGCGACATGGTGTTCTTTGCCGGATGGGACGGATTCGTTTACGGTGCGAGGATAAAGCACCGGGCGGTGATTTGGAGGTTTAAGGCCGATGCCTATATAGACTCTTCACCCTTGGCATACGACGGCAAGCTCTACGTGGGGGACATGTCGGGAAGGCTTTACTGCCTTGACCCTTATTCGGGCAACCTGATCTGGTCCTTCAAGACCCACAGCGGCATCCAGTCCTCCCCATCAGGGGGAGCAGGAAGGGTGTACGTCGGCAGCAACGACGATGCCCTGTTCTGCCTGGACGCTAAGACCGGGGATCTGCTGTGGAAAGCAAAGGTTGGGGGCAACGTTACCACATCAACAGCCCTGGGGGATGGATTCGCTTTCTTCGGATCACTTGACGGGGCTATATATAAGGTTAGATGA
- the purQ gene encoding phosphoribosylformylglycinamidine synthase subunit PurQ: protein MKVAVITFPGSNCDQDVKLAISKSINAKVNMIWHTDSTLDKYDLVVLPGGFSYGDYLRPGAMSARSPVMRAVREHAHRGCLVLGICNGFQILTEAGLLKGTLLTNRSQRFICSPCWLKVETNQTPFTCLFNPAEPVQFPIAHGDGMFYLPKEELDDLESSGRVVFRYVPPPGVEPEGWENPNGSLNNIAGIINEKGNVLGMMPHPERATLKRLGDTYGTMLWRSIEHWLRGGI from the coding sequence ATGAAGGTGGCAGTCATAACGTTCCCAGGCAGCAACTGCGACCAGGACGTGAAGCTCGCCATATCCAAATCTATAAACGCCAAGGTAAACATGATATGGCACACCGATTCGACGCTTGATAAATATGACTTGGTGGTCTTACCCGGCGGTTTCTCCTACGGCGACTACTTGAGGCCCGGGGCCATGAGCGCCAGGAGCCCTGTTATGAGGGCAGTCAGGGAACATGCCCATCGGGGCTGTCTGGTTCTGGGGATATGCAACGGTTTTCAGATCCTGACCGAGGCGGGGCTCCTGAAGGGAACTCTATTAACCAACCGATCCCAACGGTTCATCTGCTCCCCCTGCTGGCTTAAGGTCGAGACAAACCAAACTCCTTTCACCTGCCTCTTTAACCCTGCGGAACCCGTTCAATTTCCCATAGCCCATGGGGACGGCATGTTCTACCTTCCCAAGGAAGAACTGGACGACCTGGAGTCATCCGGCAGGGTGGTATTCCGCTACGTGCCTCCCCCCGGGGTCGAACCCGAAGGATGGGAAAATCCCAACGGCTCACTCAACAACATAGCTGGGATAATAAACGAAAAGGGCAACGTTCTAGGGATGATGCCTCATCCTGAAAGGGCCACTTTGAAACGTTTAGGGGACACTTACGGCACAATGCTATGGCGCTCCATAGAACACTGGCTAAGAGGGGGAATCTAG
- a CDS encoding coproporphyrinogen-III oxidase family protein, whose product MPLLHPRELLAEVPWDVESKVLGGDLSLYVHVPFCVKKCLYCSFPSAPMGPLDEELYVDALCSEITSWAGQLKGRKLFSLYVGGGTPSRLSCPAWKRVFGCLWRFFDPSDLQEVTFEANPESLNISLLKTWMDLCPIPIRLSLGVQSFDDSDLLALGRPHTAKDAKRACDMALSEGLSLSLDIMFRLPNQTIRGFAVTLREAVKSGAEHLSAYELSIEDGTPYHSMNLSFCEDGYVFYRYLQWYLAKKGFLQYEISNFALNGAFRLHNLRYWLGGEFFRCWPWGMELHRRSKVPERIES is encoded by the coding sequence ATGCCCTTGTTGCACCCCCGGGAGCTGCTTGCGGAAGTCCCTTGGGATGTGGAGTCTAAGGTCCTGGGGGGCGATCTTTCTCTGTACGTTCATGTGCCGTTTTGTGTCAAAAAGTGCCTGTACTGTTCTTTCCCAAGCGCTCCTATGGGCCCCTTGGATGAGGAACTTTACGTGGACGCCTTGTGTAGTGAGATAACATCCTGGGCTGGACAGCTCAAGGGCAGGAAGCTGTTCTCCCTGTACGTCGGCGGAGGAACTCCTTCCAGGCTCTCCTGTCCTGCCTGGAAGAGGGTGTTTGGATGCTTATGGCGTTTTTTCGATCCATCGGATCTTCAGGAGGTCACATTTGAGGCAAACCCAGAGAGCCTGAACATATCCCTGCTTAAAACATGGATGGACCTGTGTCCTATCCCCATCCGGTTGAGCCTGGGGGTTCAGAGCTTTGATGATTCTGACCTTTTGGCCCTTGGCAGGCCCCATACAGCTAAAGACGCCAAGAGGGCCTGTGATATGGCATTGAGCGAGGGGCTATCTCTTAGCCTGGACATCATGTTTCGGCTCCCGAATCAGACCATCAGGGGTTTTGCCGTTACCTTAAGAGAGGCTGTTAAATCTGGAGCGGAGCACCTGTCCGCATACGAACTCTCCATAGAGGACGGAACTCCGTATCACTCGATGAACCTGAGCTTTTGTGAGGATGGGTACGTTTTCTACAGGTATCTTCAGTGGTACCTTGCCAAGAAGGGGTTTCTCCAATACGAGATATCTAACTTTGCCTTGAACGGTGCATTCCGCCTGCACAACCTGAGGTATTGGCTTGGGGGGGAGTTTTTTAGGTGTTGGCCCTGGGGCATGGAGCTGCATAGGAGGAGCAAGGTACCGGAACGCATCGAATCTTAA
- the purL gene encoding phosphoribosylformylglycinamidine synthase subunit PurL: MTPEEAGLDTKEWEELKSALKREPNDLELRMVGVMWSEHCSYKSTRSLLASLPKDGPYVIAGEGENAGVVRLNHKLGLAFKVESHNHPSAISPYEGAATGVGGIIRDILAMGARPVASMDGLFFGSSDNSRNRRISSGVVRGIGGYGNAVGVPTVGGLTIYDQCYDENPLVNAFCAGILELDKACSSKTAKPGMQVLILGARTGRDGIAGAAFASTGLSGDDGANKPQIQIGDPFYEKLLIEACIELLKEGKIQAMQDMGAAGILSSTSEVAHKSGNGIDIHCEKIPLRETMEPWEIFLSESQERMLLVCLPEDIPYVEAVAKKWNLECALVGEMTDTGFYRVFNRGELLAELPVGILGGDSPVKNWPSSPPKRSASIKTSRSLNAEDVVTELLRVMQHPSMGDHSWIYKQYDSMVQLRTLLGPGNPVAALWIEGAGTVVFSMEANPWICAQDPFNGTALVTALSIRHLSVAGADPMGITNCLNFPSPEIPEQYWELEESVKGLATAARELKCPVVSGNVSLYNESPTSRIMPSPLIVSAGFIPEGINPLPPKPSSNDEGLEVFLVGRTTSTIGSLYGHITGASGATLSFDPPREMAFNQCALKVAKDGIAQAGRAVSRGGWAASLIKAIINSPFGVDLDIPWPIDEADIFGEGSPSAIYFISSEKVRDLERVFNGHEVRRIGKLTKDHSSLKADKITIPLEKLRGGAKI; the protein is encoded by the coding sequence ATGACTCCGGAAGAAGCTGGGCTGGACACAAAGGAATGGGAGGAGCTGAAATCCGCCCTTAAGCGGGAGCCCAATGACCTTGAGCTCCGAATGGTAGGGGTCATGTGGTCCGAGCATTGCAGCTACAAATCCACCAGATCCCTATTGGCCAGCCTACCCAAGGACGGACCTTACGTGATAGCCGGGGAGGGGGAGAACGCTGGGGTCGTAAGGCTTAACCACAAGCTGGGACTCGCGTTTAAAGTTGAAAGCCATAACCATCCTTCCGCAATCTCACCGTACGAAGGGGCCGCCACAGGGGTAGGGGGCATAATAAGGGACATACTTGCCATGGGGGCAAGACCGGTGGCATCCATGGACGGCCTGTTCTTCGGCTCCTCCGATAACTCACGGAACCGAAGGATATCATCTGGTGTGGTAAGGGGCATAGGCGGTTACGGCAACGCCGTGGGGGTTCCAACCGTCGGTGGCCTCACCATATACGACCAGTGCTACGACGAAAACCCCTTGGTCAATGCCTTCTGTGCAGGCATCCTGGAGTTGGACAAAGCTTGCAGCAGCAAGACCGCAAAACCCGGCATGCAGGTCCTTATCTTAGGGGCAAGAACCGGTAGGGACGGCATCGCTGGAGCCGCATTCGCCTCCACCGGTCTTAGCGGAGACGACGGGGCCAACAAACCTCAAATACAAATAGGGGACCCGTTCTATGAAAAGCTACTCATAGAAGCTTGCATCGAGCTGCTTAAAGAAGGCAAGATTCAGGCCATGCAGGACATGGGGGCCGCAGGCATACTGTCATCAACCAGCGAGGTGGCTCACAAGAGCGGCAACGGCATAGACATTCACTGTGAAAAGATACCCCTTAGGGAGACCATGGAGCCCTGGGAGATATTCCTTTCCGAGTCACAGGAAAGGATGCTGTTGGTTTGCCTGCCAGAAGATATACCGTACGTAGAGGCAGTGGCGAAGAAATGGAACCTGGAGTGCGCCCTTGTGGGCGAAATGACCGACACGGGATTCTACAGGGTTTTTAACCGCGGGGAACTCCTAGCGGAACTGCCAGTGGGGATCTTGGGTGGGGATTCTCCTGTCAAAAATTGGCCCTCCTCTCCCCCAAAGCGAAGCGCCTCTATAAAGACAAGCCGCTCTCTGAACGCAGAGGACGTAGTTACAGAACTCCTGCGCGTCATGCAGCATCCCTCCATGGGAGATCACTCGTGGATATACAAACAGTACGATTCAATGGTACAGCTTAGAACGTTACTAGGCCCCGGCAACCCCGTGGCAGCTCTTTGGATCGAAGGGGCTGGCACCGTGGTCTTCTCGATGGAGGCCAATCCATGGATTTGCGCTCAAGATCCCTTTAACGGTACCGCCCTGGTGACCGCGCTTTCCATAAGGCATCTATCCGTGGCCGGTGCAGACCCCATGGGGATAACAAACTGTCTGAACTTCCCATCCCCGGAAATCCCAGAGCAATACTGGGAACTCGAGGAATCGGTGAAAGGCCTCGCCACCGCCGCCAGGGAGCTTAAATGCCCCGTCGTATCCGGGAACGTAAGCCTCTACAACGAAAGCCCCACATCAAGGATAATGCCATCCCCCCTTATCGTCTCCGCAGGCTTCATACCCGAGGGGATAAACCCTCTCCCCCCTAAACCCAGCTCCAATGATGAGGGGCTCGAGGTGTTTCTGGTTGGACGAACCACATCAACCATCGGAAGCCTGTATGGACATATCACAGGGGCCTCAGGCGCTACCCTCTCATTTGATCCACCTAGGGAAATGGCCTTTAACCAGTGCGCCCTTAAGGTGGCAAAAGATGGTATAGCCCAAGCGGGGCGGGCCGTGTCAAGGGGTGGATGGGCAGCATCTCTCATAAAGGCGATAATAAACTCTCCCTTTGGGGTTGACCTGGACATTCCATGGCCAATCGATGAAGCAGACATATTTGGGGAGGGATCTCCATCGGCCATATACTTCATATCCAGCGAAAAGGTACGGGATTTAGAAAGGGTTTTTAACGGCCATGAGGTCCGCCGCATAGGAAAACTGACCAAGGACCACAGCTCACTAAAAGCCGACAAAATTACGATCCCGCTGGAGAAGCTTAGAGGGGGGGCGAAGATCTGA